One window from the genome of Nicotiana sylvestris chromosome 9, ASM39365v2, whole genome shotgun sequence encodes:
- the LOC104227407 gene encoding probably inactive leucine-rich repeat receptor-like protein kinase At5g48380 isoform X1: MFVSGFVTGLSLFYLLGIYLFFFGFAQVKKIFVSIKNRTKRTMIDGSECSDGIEVNNDPKISKLEKIVTRMSFMELAKATSHFSQDHEIGKGMLGKVYKALVPNGWNVAIKRLNASENLEEEFVSEITILGSLRHQNLVPLIGFCVERDERLLVYKYMPNGNLHEWLHTTDDKAKLLDFPLRVKIAVGVAKALAWLHDGGNFHVVHSYISTQSILLDENFDPKISNFWEATLERQNDMDSSMCLLPLVDSLDFTSYKKDVYRFGVVLLELLTRKESYQLSCSSLNLSSSSFASTLDVDKVLLGQGFDAMILQLLELASNCMKFIPNQRPTMLQVYLTVAAIS, from the exons ATGTTTGTTAGTGGTTTTGTGACTGGTTTGTCGCTTTTCTATTTACTTGGTATATAtctttttttctttggttttgctCAAGTAAAGAAGATATTTGTATCGATCAAGAATAGAACAAAGAGAACGATGATTGATGGAAGTGAATGTTCAGACGGAATAGAAGTAAACAATGACCCGAAG ATTTCAAAGCTGGAGAAGATTGTCACAAGAATGAGTTTTATGGAACTAGCAAAAGCGACTTCACATTTCAGCCAAGACCATGAAATTGGGAAGGGAATGCTGGGGAAAGTGTACAAGGCACTGGTCCCAAATGGCTGGAATGTTGCCATAAAGAGGCTCAATGCCTCAGAAAATTTGGAGGAAGAGTTTGTTTCTGAGATTACAATTCTTGGCAGTCTGAGGCATCAAAATTTAGTCCCTTTAATTGGTTTTTGTGTAGAGAGGGATGAGCGACTTCTGGTTTACAAATACATGCCAAATGGAAACTTACATGAGTGGCTACATACGACTGATGACAAGGCAAAGCTCTTGGACTTtcctttaagggttaaaattgctGTTGGTGTCGCGAAAGCCCTTGCTTGGCTTCATGATGGTGGAAATTTCCATGTTGTGCATAGTTACATAAGTACACAAAGTATTTTGCTAGACGAAAATTTTGATCCCAAGATATCCAATTTTTGGGAGGCAACACTTGAAAGACAAAATGACATGGATTCAAGCATGTGTCTATTGCCACTAGTTGATTCTTTAGACTTTACATCTTACAAGAAAGATGTCTATAGATTTGGGGTTGTGCTTCTTGAGCTTTTAACAAGGAAGGAATCTTATCAATTGAGCTGCTCAAGTTTAAATCTTAGTAGTAGCTCGTTTGCCAGTACTCTTGATGTGGATAAAGTGCTGTTAGGTCAAGGTTTTGATGCAATGATATTGCAACTACTTGAACTTGCAAGTAACTGTATGAAGTTCATTCCTAATCAAAGGCCAACCATGCTTCAAGTGTATCTCACTGTAGCTGCAATTTCTTGA
- the LOC104227407 gene encoding probably inactive leucine-rich repeat receptor-like protein kinase At5g48380 isoform X2, translated as MGLKVKKIFVSIKNRTKRTMIDGSECSDGIEVNNDPKISKLEKIVTRMSFMELAKATSHFSQDHEIGKGMLGKVYKALVPNGWNVAIKRLNASENLEEEFVSEITILGSLRHQNLVPLIGFCVERDERLLVYKYMPNGNLHEWLHTTDDKAKLLDFPLRVKIAVGVAKALAWLHDGGNFHVVHSYISTQSILLDENFDPKISNFWEATLERQNDMDSSMCLLPLVDSLDFTSYKKDVYRFGVVLLELLTRKESYQLSCSSLNLSSSSFASTLDVDKVLLGQGFDAMILQLLELASNCMKFIPNQRPTMLQVYLTVAAIS; from the exons ATGGGACTAAAAG TAAAGAAGATATTTGTATCGATCAAGAATAGAACAAAGAGAACGATGATTGATGGAAGTGAATGTTCAGACGGAATAGAAGTAAACAATGACCCGAAG ATTTCAAAGCTGGAGAAGATTGTCACAAGAATGAGTTTTATGGAACTAGCAAAAGCGACTTCACATTTCAGCCAAGACCATGAAATTGGGAAGGGAATGCTGGGGAAAGTGTACAAGGCACTGGTCCCAAATGGCTGGAATGTTGCCATAAAGAGGCTCAATGCCTCAGAAAATTTGGAGGAAGAGTTTGTTTCTGAGATTACAATTCTTGGCAGTCTGAGGCATCAAAATTTAGTCCCTTTAATTGGTTTTTGTGTAGAGAGGGATGAGCGACTTCTGGTTTACAAATACATGCCAAATGGAAACTTACATGAGTGGCTACATACGACTGATGACAAGGCAAAGCTCTTGGACTTtcctttaagggttaaaattgctGTTGGTGTCGCGAAAGCCCTTGCTTGGCTTCATGATGGTGGAAATTTCCATGTTGTGCATAGTTACATAAGTACACAAAGTATTTTGCTAGACGAAAATTTTGATCCCAAGATATCCAATTTTTGGGAGGCAACACTTGAAAGACAAAATGACATGGATTCAAGCATGTGTCTATTGCCACTAGTTGATTCTTTAGACTTTACATCTTACAAGAAAGATGTCTATAGATTTGGGGTTGTGCTTCTTGAGCTTTTAACAAGGAAGGAATCTTATCAATTGAGCTGCTCAAGTTTAAATCTTAGTAGTAGCTCGTTTGCCAGTACTCTTGATGTGGATAAAGTGCTGTTAGGTCAAGGTTTTGATGCAATGATATTGCAACTACTTGAACTTGCAAGTAACTGTATGAAGTTCATTCCTAATCAAAGGCCAACCATGCTTCAAGTGTATCTCACTGTAGCTGCAATTTCTTGA
- the LOC104227407 gene encoding probably inactive leucine-rich repeat receptor-like protein kinase At5g48380 isoform X3 produces the protein MIDGSECSDGIEVNNDPKISKLEKIVTRMSFMELAKATSHFSQDHEIGKGMLGKVYKALVPNGWNVAIKRLNASENLEEEFVSEITILGSLRHQNLVPLIGFCVERDERLLVYKYMPNGNLHEWLHTTDDKAKLLDFPLRVKIAVGVAKALAWLHDGGNFHVVHSYISTQSILLDENFDPKISNFWEATLERQNDMDSSMCLLPLVDSLDFTSYKKDVYRFGVVLLELLTRKESYQLSCSSLNLSSSSFASTLDVDKVLLGQGFDAMILQLLELASNCMKFIPNQRPTMLQVYLTVAAIS, from the exons ATGATTGATGGAAGTGAATGTTCAGACGGAATAGAAGTAAACAATGACCCGAAG ATTTCAAAGCTGGAGAAGATTGTCACAAGAATGAGTTTTATGGAACTAGCAAAAGCGACTTCACATTTCAGCCAAGACCATGAAATTGGGAAGGGAATGCTGGGGAAAGTGTACAAGGCACTGGTCCCAAATGGCTGGAATGTTGCCATAAAGAGGCTCAATGCCTCAGAAAATTTGGAGGAAGAGTTTGTTTCTGAGATTACAATTCTTGGCAGTCTGAGGCATCAAAATTTAGTCCCTTTAATTGGTTTTTGTGTAGAGAGGGATGAGCGACTTCTGGTTTACAAATACATGCCAAATGGAAACTTACATGAGTGGCTACATACGACTGATGACAAGGCAAAGCTCTTGGACTTtcctttaagggttaaaattgctGTTGGTGTCGCGAAAGCCCTTGCTTGGCTTCATGATGGTGGAAATTTCCATGTTGTGCATAGTTACATAAGTACACAAAGTATTTTGCTAGACGAAAATTTTGATCCCAAGATATCCAATTTTTGGGAGGCAACACTTGAAAGACAAAATGACATGGATTCAAGCATGTGTCTATTGCCACTAGTTGATTCTTTAGACTTTACATCTTACAAGAAAGATGTCTATAGATTTGGGGTTGTGCTTCTTGAGCTTTTAACAAGGAAGGAATCTTATCAATTGAGCTGCTCAAGTTTAAATCTTAGTAGTAGCTCGTTTGCCAGTACTCTTGATGTGGATAAAGTGCTGTTAGGTCAAGGTTTTGATGCAATGATATTGCAACTACTTGAACTTGCAAGTAACTGTATGAAGTTCATTCCTAATCAAAGGCCAACCATGCTTCAAGTGTATCTCACTGTAGCTGCAATTTCTTGA